The DNA region GAAAAGTCCGGATAATCCTGCCTCTTCCCAAAAAGCTTCACACTTGGTTTTAGCTATATCTAATGCGTCGGAAAAGTCGGAATGATCTTTACTCCACTGATACACTGTATCCTTTGACACGGAGAGTTTAGCTGCAAATGCAGTTAGCGACTTTCCATCGGACATAAAGTCGATGATTTCGTCGCAATACTCTGTCCTGTATTTTGTCGGGCGCCCAGTGATCATATTAAAATCATAGCATAAAAGTCGAATTTAAGATGGTCGTTTTTTGGTTACAAATACTCCAAAAATCTCCAAAATAGTTCAAAATATTCAAAAACATAAACGCAGGGATCTTCCGGTTAAATATTTACATTTATTAAATTATTCCGTACTTTCAGTAACTAACGTGCTGGGAGCAAATGTGGCTTTTAATAATCTCACTCTCTTCTCCAAATTTAGTAATAGCTTTCTTGAATTCATCTGGGTCATTTATCAAGAACAGACTCAGAGTGAAAGCGCCTACAAAATTATCCGAAC from Bdellovibrionales bacterium includes:
- a CDS encoding helix-turn-helix domain containing protein, with translation MITGRPTKYRTEYCDEIIDFMSDGKSLTAFAAKLSVSKDTVYQWSKDHSDFSDALDIAKTKCEAFWEEAGLSGLFSEKGRSLNGRIWMFYMKSRFGWRDESSDPTNVQTIRLAYALPSKD